A region of Roseobacter litoralis Och 149 DNA encodes the following proteins:
- a CDS encoding TetR/AcrR family transcriptional regulator, which translates to MAGLREKQKADRERRILQAAVTKFRADGYRAVRIEDLAEMAEVSVGTVYNYYQTKGDILMATVTMEVEEVLEAGLAILADPPEAVGDALLALIFSYYDHSLKYLSKEMWRSAMALAIEAPGTPNGRRYFEMDQRLAAQMSDLVAELQNRGSVRRDIDPGLVGILLFNNLNQMFLEFVTQDDMQLDVLRTRVAAQTLAFGQLIASDLCNRVDP; encoded by the coding sequence ATGGCCGGATTGCGTGAGAAACAGAAAGCAGACCGCGAAAGGCGCATTTTGCAGGCAGCGGTGACTAAGTTTCGGGCAGATGGTTATCGCGCCGTAAGAATCGAGGACTTAGCCGAGATGGCGGAAGTCTCTGTCGGCACCGTTTACAATTATTACCAGACCAAGGGCGATATACTGATGGCCACCGTCACAATGGAGGTCGAAGAGGTCCTTGAAGCTGGCCTCGCGATATTAGCCGATCCACCCGAGGCTGTTGGTGACGCATTGCTCGCTTTGATATTTTCATACTACGATCACTCCCTAAAATATCTGTCTAAAGAAATGTGGCGCAGCGCGATGGCACTGGCGATAGAGGCCCCCGGCACACCCAACGGGCGACGCTACTTTGAGATGGACCAGCGCCTTGCCGCGCAAATGAGCGACCTTGTTGCTGAGTTGCAAAACCGCGGCTCAGTACGGCGCGATATTGATCCCGGACTGGTTGGCATTTTACTTTTCAACAACCTTAACCAAATGTTTTTGGAATTTGTCACACAGGACGATATGCAATTGGACGTCCTACGGACGCGGGTCGCAGCACAAACACTGGCGTTCGGTCAACTGATTGCTTCTGATTTGTGTAACCGGGTCGATCCATGA
- a CDS encoding extracellular solute-binding protein codes for MKNLTSALLATTVLTCAAGAVAAQEQMNALVWCDHMDPELIAPFEAMHNVTVNLREYEGTGAALALLDQSRPGDWDVLVIDGIDVFRAVEAGILAPLDADQLPIDDFFPEVVMEDVNTVDGVTYAVTEKFGYNTISYNTSKVDPADMESLATVWSEKYQDRISIYDYYLPVMGLAAMSQGIATADIGGDNLDAIGSVMTTMRSRAASVAGVVAAQTALATGEVDIVVGGGEWLTAVLAEEQPELTWTIPSEGAVRWTQSIGVVEGTQQPDLALEFIKYIVSPEGQARLATSSCFWGMPANESAGDVLTDDQKAVLRWDQQPDYLARTQLYPAPDDALDSDMQDLWLNTLSQ; via the coding sequence ATGAAAAATCTGACTTCTGCATTGTTGGCCACAACTGTTTTGACCTGCGCGGCAGGTGCTGTGGCCGCACAAGAGCAGATGAATGCTCTGGTTTGGTGCGATCATATGGATCCCGAATTGATTGCCCCGTTTGAGGCGATGCATAACGTCACCGTCAATTTGCGCGAATACGAAGGGACTGGCGCGGCACTCGCACTGCTGGACCAATCGCGCCCCGGAGATTGGGATGTCCTCGTCATCGACGGCATCGACGTTTTCCGCGCGGTGGAGGCGGGCATCTTGGCACCTCTGGATGCGGATCAACTTCCTATCGATGATTTTTTCCCTGAGGTCGTCATGGAAGACGTCAACACAGTTGATGGCGTGACCTATGCCGTGACCGAAAAGTTCGGCTACAACACCATTTCGTATAATACGAGTAAGGTTGACCCAGCGGACATGGAATCGCTAGCAACTGTCTGGTCCGAAAAGTATCAGGACCGGATTTCGATCTATGACTACTACCTCCCTGTGATGGGACTTGCTGCGATGTCGCAAGGGATCGCTACAGCGGACATTGGTGGTGATAATCTAGATGCAATTGGTAGCGTCATGACAACGATGCGGTCGCGTGCTGCATCTGTTGCCGGCGTAGTCGCCGCGCAAACAGCGCTGGCAACAGGTGAAGTCGATATTGTCGTCGGCGGGGGTGAATGGCTGACTGCTGTGCTGGCCGAAGAACAACCTGAACTGACGTGGACGATCCCGTCCGAAGGTGCGGTGCGGTGGACCCAGTCGATCGGTGTCGTTGAAGGCACACAACAGCCCGATCTGGCGCTTGAGTTCATTAAATATATTGTCAGCCCCGAAGGGCAGGCACGGTTGGCGACGTCGTCGTGTTTTTGGGGAATGCCAGCAAATGAGAGCGCTGGTGATGTTCTGACTGACGATCAGAAAGCTGTGCTGCGGTGGGACCAGCAACCCGATTATCTGGCCCGCACTCAGCTTTACCCAGCACCCGACGATGCGCTGGATTCTGATATGCAGGACCTGTGGCTGAATACATTATCACAGTAG
- a CDS encoding ABC transporter permease, with product MSATGRRGQGWGFVAPALMWTLAFFIVPFIVMGAMSLATLDGRTLIWGLSLQNYAELAEKRFLWRAIVVSLEITITVTVVSVLLAYPLAWIIAFNVPKRWQRLVLLLAILPFWTSYVVRSYAWLLVLARDGVVNQTMMNIGLIAEPLTLANTRFATVTGFVHFFVMLLTLTIYANLVQLSPNYRRAAQDLGASAIQTFRHVILPLTLPGIVTGAFLTFVLCIGDYVTPQILGGNTELTVPQVIMVQLGRRADFPLAAALAIVLMGIVTLVYIAAVRWLRLDRL from the coding sequence ATGAGCGCTACCGGTCGGCGCGGGCAGGGCTGGGGTTTTGTAGCCCCGGCTTTGATGTGGACGCTTGCATTTTTCATCGTGCCCTTCATCGTCATGGGCGCAATGAGCCTTGCAACGCTCGATGGACGCACGCTGATCTGGGGGCTGTCTTTACAGAACTATGCAGAACTTGCCGAAAAGCGTTTCTTGTGGCGTGCGATTGTTGTGTCGCTCGAAATTACGATCACCGTGACCGTGGTTTCGGTCTTGCTGGCCTATCCGCTGGCATGGATCATTGCGTTTAATGTCCCCAAGCGCTGGCAGCGACTGGTGCTATTGTTGGCGATCTTGCCGTTCTGGACATCTTATGTTGTGCGATCATATGCGTGGCTGTTGGTGCTGGCGCGTGATGGGGTGGTCAATCAAACCATGATGAATATTGGCCTGATCGCAGAACCTTTGACGCTGGCCAATACCCGCTTTGCGACGGTTACAGGTTTTGTACATTTCTTTGTGATGCTCCTGACGCTCACGATCTATGCCAATCTGGTACAACTCTCGCCCAATTACCGGCGTGCTGCGCAAGATCTGGGCGCAAGCGCAATTCAAACCTTTCGACATGTGATCCTGCCGTTGACCCTGCCCGGGATCGTGACGGGGGCTTTCCTAACCTTCGTGCTTTGCATTGGTGACTACGTCACCCCGCAGATCTTGGGTGGCAATACAGAATTAACAGTGCCGCAAGTCATTATGGTGCAACTGGGCCGACGCGCTGATTTCCCGCTGGCCGCTGCATTGGCGAT